In one window of Meleagris gallopavo isolate NT-WF06-2002-E0010 breed Aviagen turkey brand Nicholas breeding stock chromosome 12, Turkey_5.1, whole genome shotgun sequence DNA:
- the FBXO22 gene encoding F-box only protein 22, with product RYRASVTSAPAPRVFLQRVHVLPQTVLYIADAETFSGHEECHEHKKARKRNSKETAVAIEKLLPKRCQVLGLLTPGIVVTPMGSSSNQPQEIEDGEAGFALLFPKIDGVKIQTFHFPKEVKNRVIDENKFAEAGLKNNPDLRVVLLFGYNSWKSGATRFLHQIVNPLNEKSIILAGGQVESFTSLISENNNAQPSDACGVVGLAFSGPQIQSATVLLDQDVADERTAEAAMQRLKAANIPECNTIGFMFACVGRGYRHYKTKRNMEADAFRKFFPNVPLFGFFGHGEIGCDRIVTGNFVLRECNDVKDDLLHGYTTVMTLIHLGSTKANQV from the exons CGGTACCGGGCCAGCGTTACCAGCGCGCCCGCGCCTCGCGTCTTCTTGCAGAGGGTGCACGTCCTGCCCCAGACCGTGCTCTACATCGCCGACGCGGAGACGTTCAGCGGGCACGAGGAGTGCCACGAGCACAAGAAAG ccagaaaaagaaacagtaaagaaaCAGCTGTTGCCATTGAGAAACTGTTGCCAAAGCGATGTCAGGTCCTTGGACTGCTCACCCCTGGGATCGTAG TTACCCCTATGGGTTCAAGCAGCAATCAACCTCAAGAAATTGAAGATGGTGAAGCGgggtttgctcttttgtttcCCAAAATTGATGGGGTTAAAATCCAAACCTTCCATTTTCCTAAAGAAGTAAAGAATAGAGTCATTGACGAAAACAAATTTGCCGAAGCAG GCCTGAAGAATAATCCAGATCTTCGTGTGGTTCTTTTGTTCGGCTACAACTCCTGGAAGTCTGGAGCTACTCGTTTTCTTCATCAAATAGTCAATCCTTTGAATGAAAAAAGTATCATCCTAGCCGGGGGACAAGTAGAGAGCTTTACATCACTGATCTCTGAGAA TAATAACGCCCAGCCCAGTGATGCCTGTGGGGTGGTCGGGCTGGCTTTCAGCGGTCCCCAGATTCAGAGTGCCACAGTTCTGTTAGACCAGGACGTCGCTGATGAGAGGACAGCAGAAGCCGCCATGCAGCGTCTGAAAGCAGCAAACATCCCTGAGTGTAACACCATTGGCTTCATGTTTGCGTGTGTTGGCCGAGGATATCGGCATTACAAAACCAAACGGAACATGGAGGCGGATGCCTTTAGGAAGTTTTTTCCAAATGTTCCCCTATTTGGCTTTTTTGGACATGGAGAAATAGGATGTGACCGGATAGTTACTGGGAATTTCGTATTGAGGGAATGCAATGATGTAAAGGATGACCTGCTTCATGGTTACACTACTGTTATGACTCTCATTCATCTTGGTTCAACTAAAGCAAACCAGGTGTGA